The following are encoded together in the Brassica napus cultivar Da-Ae chromosome A9, Da-Ae, whole genome shotgun sequence genome:
- the LOC106414434 gene encoding mavicyanin, whose product MGLSREHVVCMMIIIIMAMGMFGESLASSSLHKVGGSAGWTTLGNVDYQKWTSSNIFTPGDSLLFVYNTQFHNVKQVSRRDFLSCNATSALATYNSGSDTVALKKPGHYYFLCGFPGHCQAGQKLHVLVVATSTASPSLSPDLSPAPSPSIGSSPSPSPATASEDSAQNGAISVSLSTAMSGVVVFVVALMLY is encoded by the exons atggGTCTTTCCCGGGAGCATGTTGTGTGTatgatgataataataataatggcaATGGGAATGTTTGGAGAATCTTTGGCCTCGTCGTCGCTCCACAAGGTGGGTGGCTCCGCCGGATGGACAACTCTTGGCAACGTCGACTACCAAAAATGGACTTCTTCAAACATTTTCACCCCCGGAGATTCTCTCT TATTCGTTTACAACACACAGTTTCACAACGTCAAGCAAGTGAGCCGCCGTGACTTCCTCTCCTGCAACGCCACTTCAGCCTTAGCCACCTACAATTCCGGATCCGATACGGTAGCTCTTAAAAAACCCGGCCACTACTACTTCCTCTGCGGCTTCCCTGGCCACTGCCAAGCTGGCCAGAAGCTCCATGTCCTCGTTGTTGCCACCTCCACTGCCAGTCCCAGTCTTAGTCCGGATCTATCTCCTGCACCCTCACCTTCCATCGGGTCGTCTCCATCTCCCTCTCCGGCCACTGCTTCCGAAGACTCCGCTCAAAACGGTGCCATTTCAGTTTCACTGTCCACGGCTATGAGTGGCGTTGTCGTGTTTGTGGTGGCATTGATGCTATATTAA